Proteins encoded within one genomic window of Paraglaciecola psychrophila 170:
- a CDS encoding OLD family protein — MEAIRYAFFPQWNPTFSDSDFYQCKVENSIVIEVTIGDLVEAFCSLNKYGNYLRGWDSAALKLTNESDDHLEDVLTVRLTVDKDLEPKWVVVCDRTPEGVPFKQGDRSKVSVELIGAYSERQLSWATGTALAKLTEAQSLNELLANASRTARSSLDANRPVSLKNFDAAAVKSQEIATLLGVPVKDVYKAHLDLTSINLKVGGLTLHDGDMPLRQLGLESRRMLLCGI, encoded by the coding sequence TTGGAAGCAATCCGGTATGCGTTCTTTCCCCAATGGAATCCCACGTTCAGCGACTCGGACTTCTATCAATGTAAAGTTGAGAACTCTATTGTCATTGAAGTCACAATTGGCGACTTGGTTGAAGCGTTTTGCTCACTCAACAAGTATGGCAATTACCTCCGAGGATGGGACTCAGCAGCATTGAAGCTAACGAATGAATCGGATGACCATCTGGAGGACGTTTTGACTGTGCGACTCACGGTTGATAAGGATTTGGAGCCGAAGTGGGTCGTGGTCTGCGACCGCACCCCCGAAGGTGTTCCGTTCAAGCAAGGCGACAGAAGTAAAGTCAGTGTGGAGTTGATCGGTGCGTACAGCGAGAGGCAACTCTCGTGGGCGACTGGAACTGCGCTAGCCAAGCTGACTGAAGCGCAGAGCCTGAATGAACTGTTGGCGAATGCTTCTAGAACAGCCAGAAGTTCACTGGATGCTAACCGGCCCGTCAGCCTCAAAAACTTTGATGCTGCGGCTGTAAAGTCGCAGGAAATAGCAACGCTGCTAGGTGTTCCAGTGAAGGATGTGTACAAGGCCCACCTTGATCTGACATCCATAAATCTGAAGGTGGGCGGTCTAACCTTGCATGACGGCGACATGCCGTTGCGTCAATTGGGTCTTGAATCGAGGCGAATGTTGCTATGTGGTATTTAA
- a CDS encoding S-(hydroxymethyl)glutathione dehydrogenase/class III alcohol dehydrogenase — MKSIKTRAAVAWAAGEPLKIEEVDLAPPQKGEVLVRIVATGVCHTDAYTLSGDDPEGLFPAILGHEGAGIVEAIGEGVTLVEVGDHFIPLYTPECGQCKFCLSGKTNLCQAIRSTQGKGVMPDGTSRFSIKGQPIYHYMGTSTFAEHTVIPEIALAKIPKDAPLEKVCLLGCGVTTGMGAVTNTAKVKVGDTVAVFGLGGIGLSVIIGAKMANAGRIIAIDINEDKFEIAKQLGATDVINPKNFDKPIQEVIVDMTEGGVDFSFECIGNVNVMRSALECCHKGWGESIIIGVAGAGQEISTRPFQLVTGRVWRGSAFGGVKGRSQLPDYVQRYMDGEFELDTFITHTMPLEDINLPEIESEGKFIFQVGIFDAGETSVPPADATD, encoded by the coding sequence ATGAAAAGTATTAAAACTCGCGCAGCTGTTGCTTGGGCTGCTGGTGAACCACTAAAAATTGAAGAAGTTGACTTAGCACCACCGCAAAAAGGCGAGGTATTAGTCAGAATAGTCGCTACTGGCGTTTGTCATACGGATGCCTATACCTTATCCGGAGATGATCCGGAGGGATTGTTTCCCGCGATCTTAGGCCATGAAGGGGCGGGTATTGTTGAAGCGATTGGCGAAGGCGTCACATTGGTTGAAGTGGGTGATCATTTTATCCCATTGTACACCCCTGAATGTGGACAATGTAAGTTCTGTCTATCAGGAAAAACTAATTTGTGTCAGGCAATACGTAGCACACAAGGTAAAGGCGTGATGCCTGACGGCACCAGTCGTTTTTCTATTAAAGGTCAGCCGATTTATCATTATATGGGCACTTCAACTTTTGCTGAACACACTGTAATACCTGAAATTGCCTTAGCAAAAATTCCAAAAGACGCACCTTTAGAAAAGGTGTGTTTGTTAGGTTGTGGTGTTACGACCGGAATGGGTGCAGTGACCAACACCGCGAAAGTAAAAGTGGGTGACACGGTTGCGGTATTTGGTTTAGGCGGAATTGGCCTTTCGGTGATAATAGGCGCAAAGATGGCCAATGCAGGACGCATTATCGCTATCGACATCAATGAAGATAAATTCGAAATCGCTAAACAATTAGGGGCCACAGATGTTATCAACCCTAAAAACTTCGATAAACCCATTCAAGAAGTCATTGTCGATATGACCGAGGGTGGAGTGGATTTTTCCTTTGAATGTATCGGTAACGTTAACGTGATGCGCTCGGCATTAGAGTGTTGTCATAAAGGCTGGGGCGAGTCCATTATTATCGGAGTGGCAGGTGCAGGTCAGGAAATATCCACTCGTCCATTTCAACTAGTCACTGGAAGAGTCTGGCGGGGCAGCGCTTTTGGTGGCGTAAAAGGCCGCAGCCAATTACCCGATTATGTGCAGCGTTATATGGACGGTGAATTTGAATTAGACACCTTTATTACTCACACAATGCCATTAGAAGATATTAATCTGCCTGAGATTGAGTCTGAGGGCAAGTTTATTTTTCAAGTGGGCATTTTTGATGCGGGTGAAACCTCGGTTCCACCCGCTGATGCAACCGATTAG
- a CDS encoding amidohydrolase family protein: MVVIRRNSASIDMTESHHKIIDPHLHLFNLEQGDYAWLKPHHPPFWPDKHLINKSFIETDLLLQSPNQLAGFVHIEAGFDNQQPWREIDWLQKYCSLPFRSVAFADITTKTFAEHIGLLKQRKSVVGIRHILDEQAEQILTSELIDQHFALLSKYEFSFDAQLSLADAPAIEQLSKLATKHTAMRIIINHGGSPPANNDANNQEKWKLNLQKLVKCENVAIKLSGWEMSNRDWQPEHAANVVQDCIATLGDTRVMLASNFPLCLLSMSYTDLWNTYAALPEISAQCFEKITFSNAKSWYRLP, encoded by the coding sequence ATGGTGGTTATACGGCGCAATAGTGCGTCTATCGATATGACTGAGTCGCACCACAAAATCATCGATCCACATTTGCACTTATTCAATTTGGAACAAGGCGATTACGCTTGGTTAAAACCTCACCACCCGCCTTTTTGGCCCGATAAACATCTGATAAATAAAAGTTTTATCGAAACAGATTTATTGCTTCAGTCACCAAATCAACTGGCCGGATTTGTGCACATTGAAGCAGGCTTTGATAATCAGCAGCCTTGGAGAGAAATTGACTGGTTGCAAAAATATTGCTCCCTTCCCTTCAGATCTGTGGCCTTTGCCGATATCACCACTAAAACTTTCGCTGAACATATCGGATTGTTGAAACAACGAAAATCAGTGGTAGGTATTCGGCATATTCTCGATGAGCAGGCTGAACAAATTCTGACGTCTGAATTAATAGATCAACATTTTGCTCTGTTATCGAAATATGAATTCAGTTTTGACGCGCAATTATCACTGGCAGATGCACCCGCTATCGAACAGTTATCTAAATTGGCAACCAAGCATACAGCAATGCGTATCATCATTAATCATGGAGGGTCACCACCCGCCAACAACGATGCAAACAACCAAGAAAAATGGAAGCTAAATCTACAAAAATTGGTTAAGTGTGAAAATGTCGCGATTAAATTATCAGGCTGGGAAATGTCGAATAGAGACTGGCAACCAGAGCATGCCGCGAATGTAGTACAAGACTGCATAGCAACATTGGGCGATACAAGAGTGATGTTAGCCAGTAACTTTCCACTGTGTTTGTTATCAATGTCCTACACCGACTTATGGAATACTTACGCAGCATTACCTGAAATAAGTGCTCAATGTTTTGAAAAAATCACTTTCAGTAATGCTAAAAGTTGGTACCGTTTACCTTGA
- a CDS encoding YkgJ family cysteine cluster protein, whose protein sequence is MIEVKNIPPTEVTCSNCKACCCSLEVMLISDTGVPSQHIHVDEHGSETMLRLDDGWCSALDRDTLMCSIYENRPWICREFEMGSYECINERLEKM, encoded by the coding sequence ATGATTGAAGTAAAAAATATCCCCCCCACAGAAGTGACATGTTCCAACTGCAAGGCATGTTGTTGTAGTTTAGAAGTGATGCTCATCTCAGATACGGGTGTGCCTAGTCAACATATTCATGTTGACGAACATGGGAGTGAAACTATGCTGCGCTTAGACGATGGTTGGTGTTCCGCTTTAGACCGAGATACATTAATGTGTTCTATTTATGAAAATAGACCATGGATTTGTCGAGAGTTTGAGATGGGTTCTTATGAATGTATCAATGAACGATTGGAGAAAATGTAG
- a CDS encoding YggL 50S ribosome-binding family protein: MSEQPTRNKRLQKKMYLGEWAILGFEFSFKLTEASDEQYELFFNSLEELVNTEELYISLDNNSESFEGSVTSAQRYGNATEEDRAAIEALLNKHSIVSEVKVGGLVDAFYEM, encoded by the coding sequence ATGTCAGAACAACCAACCAGAAACAAACGTCTTCAAAAAAAAATGTATTTGGGTGAATGGGCTATCTTGGGCTTTGAATTTAGCTTTAAGTTAACCGAAGCGTCAGATGAACAATATGAACTTTTTTTTAATAGTCTTGAAGAACTAGTCAATACCGAAGAGCTTTATATTAGTCTTGATAACAATAGCGAGTCATTCGAAGGATCTGTGACATCAGCACAACGTTATGGCAATGCAACAGAAGAAGACAGAGCCGCTATTGAAGCTCTTCTCAACAAGCATTCAATCGTCAGCGAAGTTAAAGTAGGCGGTTTGGTGGATGCATTTTACGAAATGTAA
- a CDS encoding AAA family ATPase — protein sequence MFDEVEFGLEPHRLFRLIKHVREDKRGQYFLTTHSPMVLRELTVNELHIVQNNDGVVQIISAAKESLDEHEVQG from the coding sequence TTGTTTGATGAGGTGGAGTTCGGCTTAGAGCCGCACCGGCTCTTCCGACTTATCAAACACGTTAGGGAAGACAAGCGTGGGCAATACTTCCTCACGACCCACTCGCCCATGGTGCTGCGCGAACTTACAGTAAACGAGCTCCACATCGTTCAAAACAATGATGGGGTAGTTCAGATTATTTCTGCTGCCAAAGAGAGCCTTGACGAACATGAGGTGCAGGGGTAA
- a CDS encoding toprim domain-containing protein, which translates to MAKKVVVCEGATEVGFLRGFDDYQVENKKDPFSFHGVAILNAGAGSKVKKKLKRHPFLGSSKSPVMS; encoded by the coding sequence TTGGCAAAGAAGGTTGTCGTGTGCGAAGGCGCTACAGAGGTTGGCTTCCTGAGAGGCTTTGACGACTATCAGGTAGAAAATAAGAAAGATCCGTTTTCCTTTCATGGCGTGGCAATCTTGAATGCAGGTGCCGGAAGCAAGGTGAAGAAAAAGTTAAAAAGACACCCATTTTTAGGAAGTAGCAAATCACCTGTTATGTCCTAA
- a CDS encoding YajD family HNH nuclease encodes MSNQKTGADGYDQVFAEQQEYIAKRASGYREQALKIYPWICGRCTREFFHKNLSELTVHHVDHNHGNNPSDGSNWELLCLYCHDEEHSKFENLVRYGSTEDTEIKTSTYNPFADLKDRMKQKN; translated from the coding sequence ATGTCGAATCAAAAAACTGGGGCAGACGGTTATGATCAAGTGTTCGCCGAGCAGCAAGAATATATAGCCAAACGTGCATCGGGTTATCGTGAACAAGCCCTTAAAATATATCCTTGGATCTGTGGCCGTTGCACCCGTGAATTTTTCCACAAAAATCTTTCGGAGTTGACGGTTCACCACGTCGATCATAATCATGGCAATAATCCCAGCGATGGCAGTAACTGGGAACTGCTGTGTTTGTATTGCCATGATGAAGAACATTCTAAGTTTGAAAATCTGGTGCGCTACGGTAGTACTGAGGATACAGAAATCAAAACTAGTACTTACAATCCATTTGCAGATCTAAAAGATCGGATGAAGCAAAAAAATTAG
- a CDS encoding outer membrane lipoprotein-sorting protein, with the protein MTCSLGSYAQSAEDKGLAIAKERKLRDSGWGDSTGEMSMILRNAQGDEVERKMRLKSLEITNDGDKALTIFDQPLDVKGTAFLSFSHAIEPDDQWMYLPKLSKVKRIRSRNKSGPFMGSEFAFEDMSSFEIEKYTFKYLRDATFDGQASFVLEQVPTDNDSGYSKQIIWVDKQHYRLLKAEFYDRKDSLLKELVNYEFTLYLDKYWRPMRTEMFNEQNGKSTELVIHQINFNTGLSDNDFNQGTLKNVR; encoded by the coding sequence ATGACATGTTCTTTGGGTAGTTATGCTCAATCTGCTGAAGACAAAGGTCTAGCTATTGCCAAAGAGCGCAAGCTAAGAGACTCGGGCTGGGGTGACAGTACTGGCGAAATGAGTATGATTTTACGGAATGCGCAAGGCGATGAAGTTGAACGCAAAATGCGTTTGAAGTCATTAGAAATTACGAATGATGGAGATAAAGCTTTAACTATTTTTGATCAGCCATTAGACGTAAAAGGCACTGCGTTTTTGAGTTTTTCGCATGCAATTGAGCCTGATGACCAATGGATGTATCTGCCTAAGTTAAGCAAAGTGAAACGCATACGCTCACGAAATAAATCAGGCCCCTTTATGGGAAGTGAATTTGCATTCGAAGATATGAGTTCGTTCGAAATCGAAAAATATACATTTAAGTACTTACGCGACGCAACCTTTGATGGACAGGCCAGTTTTGTGTTGGAACAAGTACCTACTGATAATGATTCTGGTTATTCAAAGCAAATTATCTGGGTTGATAAACAGCACTACCGTTTATTAAAAGCTGAATTTTATGATCGTAAAGATAGTTTGTTAAAAGAATTAGTTAACTATGAATTCACTTTGTACCTAGATAAGTATTGGCGGCCCATGCGGACTGAAATGTTTAATGAGCAAAATGGTAAAAGTACTGAGCTAGTTATCCATCAAATAAATTTTAATACCGGTTTATCGGACAATGATTTTAATCAGGGTACGTTGAAGAATGTTCGATAA
- a CDS encoding SDR family NAD(P)-dependent oxidoreductase — MSSPKKTNLLDRPVCIVTGGSFGIGHAVCEKFSTAGYSVINLDIQTNPAQSKAVDWLKCDISASSEVSHCIKHIIKQYGRVDCLVSNAGIHFSGNIEDTSEEDFERVFGLNVKGAIAATKAVLPQMKLQQNGVILYMASDQALIAKHNSFAYNMSKAALASMAKTTALDYAKFQIRANAICPGTIETPLYHKAINNYVTQSGANIDKVHAEEAALQPIGRLGQASEVAALTYFLASDEARFITGSLQVIDGGYTAQ; from the coding sequence ATGTCTTCCCCAAAAAAAACCAATTTATTAGATAGACCAGTTTGTATTGTCACTGGAGGCAGTTTTGGCATAGGTCATGCCGTTTGTGAAAAGTTTAGCACTGCAGGTTACAGCGTAATAAATCTTGATATCCAAACCAATCCAGCACAATCAAAAGCAGTAGACTGGCTTAAATGTGACATATCAGCTTCTTCTGAAGTGAGTCACTGCATTAAACACATTATTAAGCAATATGGCAGAGTTGACTGCCTCGTTTCAAACGCAGGCATACACTTCTCTGGAAACATAGAAGACACCAGTGAAGAGGATTTTGAACGAGTATTTGGCTTAAATGTAAAAGGTGCTATTGCGGCGACTAAAGCTGTGTTGCCACAAATGAAATTACAACAAAACGGAGTGATTTTATATATGGCCTCTGACCAAGCGCTGATTGCCAAACATAACTCGTTTGCCTACAACATGAGCAAAGCCGCACTGGCATCGATGGCTAAAACCACTGCACTGGATTATGCTAAATTTCAAATAAGAGCTAACGCTATCTGCCCTGGCACCATAGAAACCCCTCTTTATCACAAAGCTATTAATAACTATGTCACTCAGTCTGGTGCCAATATTGACAAAGTTCATGCTGAAGAAGCTGCGCTGCAACCTATTGGCCGTTTAGGTCAAGCTAGTGAAGTGGCAGCTTTAACTTATTTTTTAGCCTCTGATGAGGCACGATTTATTACTGGCAGCTTGCAGGTGATTGATGGTGGTTATACGGCGCAATAG
- a CDS encoding autotransporter assembly complex protein TamA: MFLSTLFLRTLFLLSLLLLALFEVHGTEVEIKGIEDERVLKNIRAHIDSLDMPSASYQFRQYQESLSLKVAAATQVFGYYQASTVAIAPNVVSNNLTKSKNWSLQIELGPITLVRQLSIKIEGEGVQDKEIQTLLSSFKLKQGKPLEHSIYENAKNELRSLALSRGYFDFEFEQSTIKVYESLNVADITLHIQSGLRYKFGRLRFGQDTRSQNLTKSLTPFKTGDLYQASQLGLLNQRLKETQYFRHVIVRPLVAEAVDAVVPIEVILTNKPRDNFDVGVGVSSDVGPRFTGKWKRPWVNESGHSIGAEVYVSSPEQYVAVDYKVPLEDATQNYLSYQAGYQAQNDNDTSSHKWSLSATRHWTVEHSDWQRSAFLRLEQETFIQGLEPEQTTRLLTPGFTFSRLRSMGGLDINWGDKQTITTEFASESLFSDINMFRVTAASKWVRSYDAHRFSWRAELGGIVTNDFDQVPSSLRFFTGGDQSVRGFDYKTLSPFELDTDGERELTGGQYLAVASIEYSYPVAENWRAAAFVDAGNASDDLFKDTAIGIGFGAIWISPIGPVRIYLAKGKSNFGSTRYFHISMGPSL; encoded by the coding sequence TTGTTCCTTTCTACCCTTTTTTTAAGAACGTTATTTTTATTATCCCTGTTGTTATTGGCTTTGTTTGAAGTACACGGAACTGAAGTCGAGATTAAAGGGATTGAAGACGAGCGCGTGTTAAAAAATATCAGAGCACATATCGACAGCCTAGATATGCCTAGCGCTAGTTATCAATTTAGGCAATATCAAGAAAGTTTATCGTTAAAAGTGGCAGCAGCCACTCAAGTGTTTGGGTATTACCAAGCATCTACTGTAGCTATTGCTCCAAATGTGGTGTCGAATAATTTAACCAAAAGTAAAAATTGGAGCCTGCAGATTGAGTTAGGGCCAATAACCCTTGTTAGGCAATTATCAATCAAAATTGAGGGGGAGGGTGTACAGGATAAAGAAATCCAAACATTACTTAGCTCCTTCAAACTTAAGCAGGGTAAACCTCTTGAACATTCAATTTACGAAAACGCAAAAAATGAACTAAGAAGTTTAGCCTTATCACGCGGGTATTTTGATTTTGAATTTGAACAAAGCACTATAAAAGTATATGAGTCGCTAAATGTTGCCGATATTACCCTGCATATTCAAAGCGGCTTACGGTATAAATTTGGAAGGTTACGCTTTGGTCAGGACACACGCTCGCAAAATTTAACAAAAAGTTTAACGCCTTTTAAAACGGGCGATTTATATCAAGCCAGTCAGTTGGGTTTACTTAATCAAAGACTTAAAGAAACCCAATACTTTCGCCATGTGATTGTTAGACCTTTGGTGGCAGAAGCAGTCGATGCGGTGGTGCCTATCGAAGTTATTTTAACCAATAAGCCAAGAGACAACTTTGATGTGGGAGTTGGAGTGTCGTCAGATGTTGGTCCCCGATTTACCGGGAAATGGAAGCGTCCATGGGTAAATGAAAGTGGTCATTCTATCGGGGCCGAAGTGTATGTTTCGTCACCAGAACAATATGTTGCTGTTGATTATAAAGTGCCATTGGAAGACGCCACTCAAAATTATTTGAGTTATCAGGCGGGGTATCAAGCACAAAATGATAATGACACCAGTAGTCATAAGTGGTCTTTATCTGCTACTCGGCATTGGACAGTTGAACATTCTGATTGGCAACGTTCGGCTTTTCTCAGGCTTGAGCAGGAAACCTTTATCCAGGGATTAGAACCAGAACAAACAACTCGTCTTTTGACACCAGGTTTTACCTTTAGCCGATTACGCAGTATGGGCGGTTTAGATATTAATTGGGGTGATAAACAAACCATTACTACCGAGTTTGCCTCTGAGTCACTATTTTCAGATATCAATATGTTTAGGGTGACAGCAGCCTCAAAGTGGGTCAGAAGTTACGATGCACATCGTTTTTCATGGCGCGCTGAACTTGGCGGTATCGTGACTAACGATTTTGACCAAGTCCCTTCGAGCTTACGCTTTTTTACTGGTGGTGATCAAAGTGTACGTGGCTTTGATTACAAAACTTTATCGCCATTTGAACTCGACACCGATGGCGAGCGCGAACTTACTGGAGGCCAATACTTGGCAGTCGCAAGTATTGAATATTCTTATCCAGTTGCCGAAAATTGGCGCGCAGCCGCTTTTGTGGATGCTGGCAATGCTAGCGATGATTTATTTAAAGATACTGCTATCGGAATTGGATTTGGGGCTATTTGGATCTCCCCAATCGGACCGGTACGCATATACCTAGCGAAGGGTAAGAGTAATTTTGGTAGTACACGTTATTTCCATATTTCCATGGGGCCTTCTTTATGA
- a CDS encoding enoyl-CoA hydratase/isomerase family protein translates to MTRVPFLNYLNLSENSFTYIQSSLKAGVLTIMMNKPKKLNGWTTEMMEAFATAFENAAKDEPTKAVIFTGAGDYYSAGVNLGGTLKLMAPKKLHKLIVEHNQKLFDRFLAFPKPILIAINGPAIGASVTSATLCDAIIAADTSTYSTPFAALGITPEGCSSIQFATLLGEKNAQRMLGNEGWKPNAEEALEAGLVQWVVPKDQLQAEAQKIAQEWVTHGRSRKILGGIALSELQAVNERESIMLANRFLGADFLRGQFTFLWRKKKHIQSIVFLILWLLRPLWKHFL, encoded by the coding sequence ATGACTAGAGTGCCTTTTTTGAATTACTTAAACCTTAGTGAAAATTCTTTTACTTATATACAAAGCTCTTTGAAAGCTGGCGTACTGACTATCATGATGAACAAGCCAAAGAAATTAAATGGCTGGACAACCGAAATGATGGAGGCCTTTGCGACGGCGTTTGAAAACGCAGCTAAAGATGAACCCACTAAAGCCGTAATTTTCACCGGAGCTGGGGATTATTATTCAGCAGGAGTCAATCTGGGTGGCACTTTAAAACTAATGGCACCTAAAAAACTGCATAAATTAATTGTTGAGCATAATCAAAAATTGTTTGATAGGTTTTTGGCCTTTCCCAAACCTATATTAATCGCAATTAATGGTCCAGCCATTGGTGCCAGCGTGACTTCAGCCACTTTGTGCGACGCTATTATTGCTGCTGACACATCAACATATTCAACCCCTTTCGCCGCTCTGGGGATCACACCAGAAGGGTGTTCTAGCATTCAGTTTGCAACATTGCTGGGAGAAAAGAATGCACAGCGTATGCTAGGAAATGAAGGCTGGAAGCCAAATGCTGAAGAAGCCCTTGAAGCGGGTTTGGTCCAATGGGTAGTACCAAAAGATCAGCTCCAGGCTGAAGCTCAAAAAATTGCCCAAGAATGGGTTACCCATGGCCGTAGCCGCAAAATTTTAGGTGGCATTGCCTTATCAGAATTACAGGCGGTTAATGAACGCGAATCAATCATGCTGGCTAACCGATTTTTAGGCGCTGATTTTTTAAGAGGCCAATTCACTTTTCTTTGGCGAAAGAAGAAACACATACAGTCTATAGTATTTTTGATACTTTGGTTGCTTCGCCCCTTGTGGAAGCATTTTTTATAA
- a CDS encoding outer membrane beta-barrel protein produces the protein MLKKQIGILVISCIISLQTLAADNVYTVFSVGYADIELFQDSNKDFGYKMAIGYQFDPQWYFEAGYQSLIHDKLYLTELPSATDVMNSENAQQGDALFLAFLGKASSQVGELFYRIGVLKTDIRGQQLLPGVRECELGKANVLAIANFGAATMCDYDESGVAGVIGFGFDYFIGARTMLRTEVEYIKGQDNLTVTTVNVGLRYNF, from the coding sequence GTGTTAAAAAAGCAGATTGGTATACTAGTAATAAGTTGTATAATTAGTCTACAAACACTCGCTGCTGATAATGTTTATACTGTATTTTCAGTGGGTTATGCAGATATCGAGCTTTTCCAAGACTCTAACAAAGATTTTGGTTATAAAATGGCTATTGGTTATCAATTTGACCCACAGTGGTATTTTGAAGCTGGTTACCAATCATTGATACACGATAAATTATATCTGACTGAATTACCGTCCGCCACAGATGTCATGAATTCTGAAAATGCTCAACAAGGTGATGCGTTATTTTTAGCTTTCCTAGGTAAAGCATCTAGCCAAGTTGGCGAGTTATTTTACCGTATAGGCGTACTCAAAACGGATATTCGTGGTCAACAACTTTTACCTGGTGTGAGGGAATGCGAATTGGGCAAAGCCAATGTTTTGGCTATTGCTAATTTTGGTGCCGCTACAATGTGTGATTATGATGAAAGTGGAGTCGCTGGGGTCATTGGTTTTGGCTTCGATTATTTTATTGGTGCGCGCACCATGTTACGTACTGAGGTTGAATATATCAAAGGTCAGGATAATTTAACCGTGACGACTGTCAACGTAGGTCTGCGTTATAATTTTTAA